The following are from one region of the Coregonus clupeaformis isolate EN_2021a unplaced genomic scaffold, ASM2061545v1 scaf1726, whole genome shotgun sequence genome:
- the LOC121562130 gene encoding zinc finger protein 585A-like: MSQEKGKLMDEIEKSLWNLTEANLRYLCECHGEDASEVKGMDHRSLRRKIMEEMWDNTDSMKSEEQGMSWLVQLKEDIRRIQEDASGALMSPSQSDDDDAVDCDEKWNGEGGAGLPSNEVEPVSPSQADDDDDAADCDAEDTDWLPSNGLEAEPVSPNQSDDYDAADGIEELDREVRDWMASDGLEVELSPEKHTPEQKDKCRPPKTPCRASPGSTLLRGLKRVSVQLMDCRKTPGQKTCKKTHSCAQCGKSFATKDILERHLLTHTGEKQRNICAECGKVFSTFSSLTRHLKTHTGEKCHISECHISETTCSECRKTFSTHSSLKRHLLTHTGEKPYVCPRCKKGFNDPGNLKKHIRRAHPGEKVGVERLYREPCPHCGEKFPTKKALEEHLVTHTGEKPHQCFDCGKGFNELSSLKRHLRTHTGEKPYVCPRCGKRFNDPGNLKKHIKRTHSEEHSKEEPSENNVGSSEQEETVKKPVLHPCSHCGKKLSTKTRLKIHLKTHTVEKSHVCPDCGKSFAFRPSLTKHQKLSHSEHRGVKRHECSVCGKVFNQPGALRSHQRTHTGEKPHLCADCGNSFSFLSSLKRHQTLHAAGSAKPHVCSVCGKGFRDSGYLKKHQAIHSEEKPHLCSDCGKTFASLFTLTNHSKLHRLNRNQFQCPQCKRHFPTKERLTSHQRTHTGEKPFRCSQCHKRFSHSSSYQRHLRMHTGEKPFICPICGKRFNDSSNLRTHVRRHKGEKIGKTQVSEPCPHCGKRLASKAGLETHLRTHTGEKPHLCADCGKSFGFHSALRRHQKTQHGEQVAKPHVCSVCGKGFMESGALKKHGVTHEEKQHLCPDCGKTFRVLQALSNHQRTKHQKINEQVREKNPYLCLTCGQEFNSKHRLIIHERKHTGEKPYQCSHCDKRFTEKSYMKRHQTVHTGEKPFQCSVCDMKFSHGASLIRHRLIHSGEKPFHCTYCDKSFSQSNTLKTHILTHTGEKPYPCPDCGKRFTEKKAMKKHQRDTHGTDTYSNTHGSGAHSSAFSLPGKKLRLSQDRSPRAKPYQCPDCGKCFSEKRALTKHQKTHRRDSAPYWSGILQQWSQEPQHSDTDSDSDQDQDWTSL, encoded by the exons ATGAGTCAAGAGAAGGGAAAGTTGATGGATGAAATTGAAAAGAGTTTATGGAATTTAACTGAGGCCAATTTACGCTACCTTTGTGAATGTCATGGTGAAGATGCATCCGAAGTTAAAGGAATGGATCACCGCTCATTGCGGCGTAAAATCATGGAAGAAATGTGGGACAATACGGATTCAATGAAATCAGAGGAGCAGGGAATGTCTTGGTTAGTCCAACTGAAAGAGGACATCAGGAGGATACAGGAGGATGCTAGCGGTGCACTAATGAGTCCTAGCCAAtccgatgatgatgatgctgtagACTGCGATGAAAAATGGAACGGAGAGGGAGGGGCTGGGTTACCTAGCAACGAGGTGGAGCCTGTGAGTCCCAGCcaggctgatgatgatgatgacgctgCAGACTGTGACGCGGAGGACACAGATTGGTTGCCTAGCAATGGGCTGGAGGCAGAGCCCGTGAGTCCCAACCAGTCCGATGATTATGACGCTGCAGACGGCATTGAAGAATTGGACAGGGAGGTCAGGGATTGGATGGCTAGCGATGGGCTGGAGGTGGAGTTATCTCCAGAGAAGCACACACCAGAGCAGAAA GACAAGTGTCGCCCACCAAAGACCCCGTGTCGTGCCTCTCCTGGTAGCACCTTACTGCGaggtctgaagagggtgtctgtgcAGCTGatggactgcaggaaaacaccagGGCAGAAAACCTGCAAGAAAACCCACTCCTGtgctcagtgtgggaagagttttgccaCAAAAGACATTCTGGAGCGACATCTGCTAACTCACACTGGAGAAAAACAGAGAAATATATGCGCTGAATGTGGAAAAGTATTCAGTACATTTTCCAGCCTTACCAGGCATCTGAAAACTCATACTGGAGAGAAATGTCATATTTCTGAATGTCATATTTCTGAAACCACATGCTCTGAATGCAGAAAGACATTCAGTACACATTCCAGTCTTAAGAGACATCTGCTAactcacactggagagaaaccgtacGTTTGCCCTCGTTGTAAGAAAGGTTTCAATGATCCAGGAAACTTAAAGAAACACATCAGGAGAGCTCACCCAGGAGAGAAGGTGGGTGTGGAGAGGCTCTACCGTGAACCGTGTCCTCACTGTGGGGAGAAGTTTCCCACAAAGAAGGCTTTGGAGGAGCACCTGGTAacccacacaggagagaaacctcacCAGTGCTTTGACTGCGGGAAGGGATTCAATGAATTGTCTAGTCTTAAGAGGCATCTGAGAACTCATACTGGGGAGAAACCGTATGTTTGCCCTCGTTGTGGCAAGCGTTTTAATGATCCAGGAAACTTGAAGAAACACATCAAAAGAACTCACTCCGAAGAACATTCCAAAGAGGAACCTTCTGAGAACAATGTTGGTTCTTCAGAACAGGAGGAGACAGTAAAGAAGCCTGTCCTTCATCCATGTTCTCACTGTGGGAAGAAGTTGTCAACCAAGACAAGACTAAAGATTCACCTGAAGACCCACACTGTAGAGAAATCTCACGTCTGCCCCGACTGCGGGAAGAGCTTCGCTTTCCGTCCTTCCTTGACCAAACATCAGAAGCTTAGTCATTCAGAGCACAGAGGAGTGAAACGGCACGAATGTTCGGTCTGTGGGAAAGTCTTTAATCAACCAGGAGCCTTGAGGTCCCATCAAAGAacccacactggagagaaaccccACCTCTGTGCTGACTGTGGGAACAGTTTCTCTTTTCTGTCGTCTCTGAAAAGACATCAGACACTTCACGCAGCAGGTAGTGCGAAGCCCCACGTGTGCTCTGTCTGTGGGAAAGGCTTTAGAGATTCTGGATACTTAAAAAAACATCAAGCCATCCATTCAGAAGAGAAACCTCACCTCTGCTCCGATTGCGGAAAGACTTTCGCATCCTTATTTACCTTAACAAATCATTCCAAATTGCATCGTTTAAATAGAAACCAATTCCAATGCCCTCAATGCAAGCGCCATTTCCCAACAAAGGAAAGGCTGACAAGCCACCAGAGAACGCATACCGGAGAGAAACCATTTCGATGCTCCCAATGCCACAAACGCTTTTCTCACTCAAGTAGTTATCAAAGGCACCTTCGTATGCACACTGGGGAGAAACCCTTCATTTGCCCCATTTGCGGGAAGCGATTTAACGACTCTTCGAACCTTAGAACACATGTTAGAAGACATAAAGGAGAGAAGATAGGCAAGACACAGGTCTCTGAGCCATGCCCTCACTGTGGGAAGAGGCTGGCTTCTAAGGCAGGGTTAGAGACTCACCTGCGGacccacactggagagaaacctcacCTCTGCGCCGACTGCGGCAAGAGCTTCGGCTTCCACTCAGCCTTGAGAAGACATCAGAAAACGCAGCACGGAGAGCAAGTAGCAAAGCCGCACGTCTGTTCTGTCTGTGGGAAAGGCTTCATGGAGTCTGGAGCGCTGAAGAAACATGGGGTGACCCACGAGGAGAAACAGCACCTCTGCCCCGACTGCGGGAAGACATTCAGGGTGCTTCAGGCCTTGTCGAATCATCAGAGAACCAAGCATCAAAAAATTAACGAGCAAGTAAGAGAGAAGAATCCATACCTCTGCCTTACTTGCGGCCAGGAATTCAATTCAAAGCATAGATTGATAATCCACGAGAGAaagcacacaggagagaaaccttaccaatGCTCCCATTGCGACAAACGCTTCACTGAGAAGTCTTACATGAAACGTCACCAGACGGTGCACACGGGAGAGAAACCTTTCCAATGCTCCGTCTGCGATATGAAGTTCTCGCATGGTGCATCTTTAATACGGCACCGCCTAATACACTCGGGTGAGAAACCGTTTCACTGCACTTACTGCGACAAGAGTTTCTCTCAGTCGAATACGCTGAAAACACACATACTAACACACACCGGAGAGAAACCGTACCCGTGCCCCGACTGCGGGAAGCGTTTCACCGAAAAGAAAGCCATGAAGAAACACCAGCGCGACACACACGGGACAGACACATACAGCAACACACACGGGTCAGGGGCACACAGCTCTGCTTTCTCTTTGCCTGGTAAAAAACTGAGATTGAGTCAAGACCGGAGCCCTCGAGCAAAGCCGTACCAATGCCCTGACTGTGGCAAGTGTTTCTCAGAGAAAAGAGCTCTTACGAAACACCAGAAGACACACCGGAGAGACAGCGCCCCCTATTGGTCCG